From the Streptomyces sp. SN-593 genome, the window CCGTGCCCCGTACCAGGCGACGCCGACCAGCAGCAGGCCCGGCAGCGCGACCTGGACGGCCGCGATGGTGGCCCACATCCGGGCGCTGTGCACGGCCGCCCGGCGTACCTCCTGGGACACCCGGCGGTAGCGGTCGAGGAACAGCTCCTCGCCACCGATCCCGCGCAGCACCCGCAGCCCCGCCACGGTGTCGGCCGCCAGCTCCGTCGCCCGGCCGCCCTTCTCCCGCTGGAGGTCGGCACGGCGGGTGGCCGCGGGCAGCAGCGGCAGCACGGACAGCGCCAGCACCGGCACGGACGCGGCGACCACGACGCCGAGCCTCGGTTCGTAGACGAGCAGCGCCACGGCGACGCCGACGGTGGCCAGCAGCGCCGAGGTGAAGCGCGCCAGTGCCTCGACGAACCAGCCGATCTTCTCGACGTCGCCGGTGCTGACCGCGACCACCTCGCCGGCCGCGACCCGCCGGGTCAGGACCGCGCCCAGCTCGACGGCCTTGGCCGCGAGGAGCTGCTGCACCTTCGTGGCGGCGCTGATCCAGTTGGTGACCGCGGTGCGGTGCAGCATCGTGTCGCCGAGCGCGGTGAGCAGGCCGAGCACGAGCAGCACGGCGCCGGCCAGCACCAGCCGGGTGCCCGAACGGTCCACCACGGCCTGCACGGCCACCCCCACGACGGCGGGGAAGCACGCCACCGACGCCATGTGGAGGGTGCCCCACGCGGCGGCGGCGGCCTGGCCGCGCCACTGGCCCCACTCCAGCCAGATCAGGAGCCGGCGGCCGGAACGGGTGTCGGGCCGACCGGGGTCGGCGAAGGGGAGAGCGCTGAGGGACGGCATGGTGTCCTGAGGTGGAGGCGTGGCGTGCGGGCAGGAGTCGGCGCCCGGACGCGGCTGCGACCCGGGCGGAGCGGGAGTCGTACGGAAGTCGTACGGGCCCGCGCGGCGTTCCGGACGATCCCCCGCAATCGGGCGGAAGCCGTCGGGGGCCGTGCAAGACTCGCTGCGGGCGGGCCACCAGGTCAAATGGTTTTCGCCGGCCGCGGGTCACCCGTGCGGGTGACCTTGACCACACCCGATTTTGCGGCCGCGTGGCGGGAAACGGCACACTGTGTGGCTCCACATCCTGGTTCAAGAGGAGACCCCCCACATGAAGGGCTTTCGGGCATTCCTGCTGCGCGGCAACGTCGTCGACCTGGCGGTCGGCATCGTCGTCGGTGCGGCGTTCACGGCGCTGGTGAACGGTTTCGTCGGGGCGTTCCTGACCCCGATCGTCGGCCTGGTGAGCGGTGCGACCGGTGATTTCAGCCACCGCAGCTTCCATGCCTCCGGCGTCACCTTCCCGTACGGCGTGTTCATCAACGCGGCGATCAGCTTCGTGATCGTGGCGGCGGTGATCTACTTCCTGGTCGTGCTGCCGATGAACCGCATGCAGGAGAAGTTCTTCCCGAAGGCGACGGCCGCGCCGACCCGCGAGTGCCCGGAGTGCCTGACGGCCATCCCGGCCGCGGCCAAGCGGTGCAGCGCCTGCACCGCGGTGCTCACCCCGACCGTGCCGGCTCAGGGCGGCAGCAGCGAGGGGAGCACCGAGGGCGAGGGCGCGGTCGACATCACGAAGTAGCCTCCCCCTGGTGAACGGCGCGCCGCACGGGTGAGTGGCGCGCCGCACCCGCGTCCGCGCCCCTACTCCCTACTCCCTGTGCCCTCTGTGCCCCTTGTGCGCCGCCGGCTGGCCCTCGCCGAGCGTGTCCAGCAGCGCCGACAGGGCGGCCCGCTGTGTCTCGTCCAGCGGTGCCAGCAGCTCGGCGGCCGCGGCCCGGCGCACCCCGCGCAGCGCGGACAGCGCCTGCGCCCCGTCCTCCCGCAGCTCGATCCTGATCACCCGCCGGTTGTGCGGATCGGGCACCCTGCGCACCAGCTCCCTCTCCTCCAGCGCGTCCACGAGCGTGGTGACCGCGCGCGGCACCACGTCGAGCAGCCGGGCGAGGTCGGCCATCCGGGGCGGGGCCTCGCAGTGCGCGAGGGCGCGCAGCAGCCTCGCCTGGGCCGGGGTGATGCCCAGCGGTTCCATCAGCCGCCGCTGCGAGCGGTGCAGCCACCGGCTCAGCGTCAGAAGCTGGTCGGCGAGCCGGCCGGTGGTCTCGTCGACGCCCCGCCCGGCCCCCTGGGCGGCCGCGTCCGCCCGCCCGGCGATCCGGGACGCGGCACGCCGG encodes:
- a CDS encoding MarR family winged helix-turn-helix transcriptional regulator, with protein sequence MAGRADAAAQGAGRGVDETTGRLADQLLTLSRWLHRSQRRLMEPLGITPAQARLLRALAHCEAPPRMADLARLLDVVPRAVTTLVDALEERELVRRVPDPHNRRVIRIELREDGAQALSALRGVRRAAAAELLAPLDETQRAALSALLDTLGEGQPAAHKGHRGHRE
- the mscL gene encoding large conductance mechanosensitive channel protein MscL, translated to MKGFRAFLLRGNVVDLAVGIVVGAAFTALVNGFVGAFLTPIVGLVSGATGDFSHRSFHASGVTFPYGVFINAAISFVIVAAVIYFLVVLPMNRMQEKFFPKATAAPTRECPECLTAIPAAAKRCSACTAVLTPTVPAQGGSSEGSTEGEGAVDITK